One window from the genome of Ovis canadensis isolate MfBH-ARS-UI-01 breed Bighorn chromosome 21, ARS-UI_OviCan_v2, whole genome shotgun sequence encodes:
- the BRSK2 gene encoding serine/threonine-protein kinase BRSK2 isoform X1: MTSTGKDGGGAQHAQYVGPYRLEKTLGKGQTGLVRLGVHRVTCQKVAVKIVNREKLSESVLMKVEREIAILKLIEHPHVLKLHDVYENKKYLYLVLEHVSGGELFDYLVKKGRLTPKEARKFFRQIISALDFCHSHSICHRDLKPENLLLDEKNNIRIADFGMASLQVGDSLLETSCGSPHYACPEVIRGEKYDGRKADVWSCGVILFALLVGALPFDDDNLRQLLEKVKRGVFHMPHFIPPDCQSLLRGMIEVDAARRLTLEHIQKHIWYIGGKNEPEPEQPVPRKVQIRSLPSLEDIDPDVLDSMHSLGCFRDRNKLLQDLLSEEENQEKMIYFLLLDRKERYPSHEDEDLPPRNEIDPPRKRVDSPMLNRHGKRRPERKSMEVLSVTDGGSPVPARRALEMAQHGQSKAMFSKSLDIAEAHPQFSKEDRSRSISGASSGLSTSPLSSPRPIRKFILPPPPPELPFVACPPATSTEPEACRSASRPGHLLPPQAAPRPNPKTQTLPSKAKLTDKPLQGTKSNPLPAGTQAQPLVPGGLSPQPALPPGPPALPSPAQLPSPGTEPNTKSVPIIQVTPHPSPRGSPLPTPKGTPVHTPKESPAGTPNPTPPSSPSVGGVPWRTRLNSIKNSFLGSPRFHRRKLQVPTPEEMSNLTPESSPELAKKSWFGNFISLEKEEQIFVVIKDKPLSSIKADIVHAFLSIPSLSHSVISQTSFRAEYKATGGPAVFQKPVKFQVDITYTEGGAAQKENGIYSVTFTLLSGPSRRFKRVVETIQAQLLSTHEQPSAQHLSDTTNCMEMMTGRLSKCGKNPSRAPGPPSLSPHCSPLHPLQPALVGAAPTPGCPGVPVCLRSPDTHTGPRLPPRRPAVPSPQSLPPATSLIQSPERLQARPKIKAGQGGTPRLRAGRGASAPRPARLPAAGSGPRSGGPRALGCRLGSGPLPSAGAEQGTCRCIIRAEMGVLPVLARVEAWLRRRG; encoded by the exons GCCTGGTGAGGCTGGGGGTCCACCGTGTCACGTGCCAGAAGGTGGCCGTCAAGATCGTCAACCGGGAGAAGCTCAGCGAGTCTGTGCTGATGAAG GTGGAGCGGGAGATCGCGATCCTGAAGCTGATCGAGCACCCCCACGTCCTCAAACTGCACGACgtctatgaaaacaaaaaatattt ATACCTGGTGCTAGAACACGTGTCTGGTGGAGAGCTCTTTGACTACCTGGTCAAGAAGGGGAGGCTGACCCCCAAGGAGGCCCGGAAGTTCTTCCGCCAGATCATCTCTGCGCTGGACTTCTGCCACAGCCACTCCATATG CCACAGGGATCTGAAACCAGAAAACCTTCTACTGGACGAGAAGAATAACATCCGGATCGCAGACTTCGGCATGGCGTCGCTGCAGGTTGGCGACAGCCTGCTGGAGACCAGCTGCGG GTCGCCCCACTATGCCTGTCCGGAGGTGATCCGG GGGGAGAAATACGACGGCCGCAAGGCAGACGTGTGGAGCTGCGGCGTGATTCTGTTCGCGTTGCTGGTG GGGGCGCTGCCCTTCGACGACGACAACCTGCGGCAGCTGCTGGAGAAGGTGAAACGCGGGGTCTTCCACATGCCGCACTTCATCCCGCCCGACTGCCAGAGCCTGCTGCGCGGCATGATCGAGGTGGACGCGGCGCGGCGTCTCACG CTAGAGCACATTCAGAAACACATATGGTATAT AGGAGGCAAGAACGAGCCGGAGCCGGAGCAGCCTGTCCCTCGCAAGGTGCAGATCCGCTCCCTGCCCAGCCTGGAGGACATCGACCCCGACGTGCTGGACAGCATGCACTCGCTCGGCTGCTTCCGGGACCGCAACAAGCTGCTGCAGGACCTGCTGTCCGAGGA GGAGAACCAGGAGAAGATGatctatttcctcctcctggacCGGAAAGAGAGGTACCCGAGCCACGAGGACGAGGACTTGCCGCCCAGGAACGAGATAG ACCCGCCCCGGAAGCGCGTGGACTCCCCGATGCTCAACCGGCACGGCAAGCGGCGGCCCGAGCGGAAGTCCATGGAGGTGCTGAGCGTGACGGACGGCGGCTCCCCTGTGCCCGCACGGCGGGCCCTGGAGATGGCCCAGCACGGCCAGAG TAAAGCAATGTTCAGTAAAAGCCTGGATATCGCTGAAGCCCACCCCCAATTCAGCAAAGAAGACAG GTCCAGGTCCATCAGCGGCGCCTCCTCGGGCCTGTCCACCAGCCCGCTCAGCAGCCCCCGG CCTATTAGAAAGTTCATcctgcctcccccgccccccgagCTCCCCTTTGTGGCCTGCCCCCCGGCCACCTCCACGGAGCCTGAAGCTTGTCGGAGCGCCTCCCGGCCCGGACACCTCCTCCCTCCACAGGCCGCCCCGCGGCCCAACCCCAAGACCCAGACCTTGCCGAGCAAGGCCAAGCTGACCGACAAGCCGCTGCAGGGCACCAAGTCCAACCCACTCCCGGCAGGCACCCAGGCCCAGCCCCTTGTCCCAGGGGGCCTCAGCCCCCAGCCGGCCCTGCCCCCGGGCCCACCCGCCTTGCCGTCGCCTGCCCAGCTCCCATCCCCTGGGACTGAACCGAACACCAAATCTGTCCCCATCATACAGGTGACCCCTCACCCCTCTCCGAGGGGCAGTCCCCTCCCTACCCCCAAGGGGACGCCTGTGCACACACCCAAGGAGAGCCCGGCTGGCACGCCCAACCCCACGCCGCCATCCAGCCCCAGCGTGGGAGGGGTGCCCTGGAGGACGCGGCTCAACTCCATCAAGAACAGCTTCCTGGGGTCGCCCCGCTTCCACCGCCGGAAACTGCAAG TTCCGACGCCCGAGGAGATGTCCAACCTGACCCCGGAGTCGTCCCCAGA GCTCGCCAAGAAGTCCTGGTTCGGAAACTTCATCAGCCTAGAGAAGGAGGAGCAGATCTTCGTGGTCATCAAGGATAAGCCGCTGAGCTCCATCAAAGCTGACATCGTCCACGCCTTCCTGTCG ATCCCCAGCCTCAGCCACAGCGTCATCTCCCAGACGAGCTTCCGGGCGGAGTACAAGGCGACCGGGGGCCCGGCCGTGTTCCAGAAGCCGGTCAAGTTCCAGGTGGACATCACGTACACGGAGGGCGGGGCCGCGCAGAAGGAGAACGGCATCTACTCGGTCACGTTCACGCTCCTGTCGG GCCCGAGCCGCCGCTTCAAGAGGGTTGTGGAGACCATTCAGGCCCAGCTGCTGAGCACACACGAGCAGCCCTCTGCCCAGCACTTGTCAG ACACCACTAACTGTATGGAAATGATGACGGGGAGGCTTTCCAAATGTGGTAAGAACCCCTCACGCGCACCGGGGCCCCCCAGCCTGTCACCCCATTGCTCacccctgcaccccctgcagccTGCTCTGGTGggtgctgcccccacccccggctgTCCTGGGGTCCCTGTGTGCCTGAGGAGCCCGGACACGCACACGGGGCCGCGCTTGCCCCCAAGGCGCCCGGCTGTGCCCAGCCCCCAGTCTCTGCCACCAGCCACCTCCCTCATTCAGTCCCCAGAGCGGCTGCAAGCCCGGCCCAAGATCAAGGCAGGCCAGGGAGGGACTCCAAGGCTCAGAGCAGGAAGGGGCGCCTCGGCCCCGAGGCCAGCAAGGCTCCCAGCTGCGGGCTCTGGCCCGAGGTCAGGGGGCCCCCGGGCCCTGGGCTGCAGGCTCGGGTCAGGCCCTCTGCCGTCGGCGGGGGCAGAGCAGGGCACCTGCCGTTGCATCATCAGAGCAGAGATGGGGGTCCTGCCTGTTCTTGCCCGGGTGGAGGCCTGGCTTAGGAGGAGGGGCTGA
- the BRSK2 gene encoding serine/threonine-protein kinase BRSK2 isoform X4 — translation MTSTGKDGGGAQHAQYVGPYRLEKTLGKGQTGLVRLGVHRVTCQKVAVKIVNREKLSESVLMKVEREIAILKLIEHPHVLKLHDVYENKKYLYLVLEHVSGGELFDYLVKKGRLTPKEARKFFRQIISALDFCHSHSICHRDLKPENLLLDEKNNIRIADFGMASLQVGDSLLETSCGSPHYACPEVIRGEKYDGRKADVWSCGVILFALLVGALPFDDDNLRQLLEKVKRGVFHMPHFIPPDCQSLLRGMIEVDAARRLTLEHIQKHIWYIGGKNEPEPEQPVPRKVQIRSLPSLEDIDPDVLDSMHSLGCFRDRNKLLQDLLSEEENQEKMIYFLLLDRKERYPSHEDEDLPPRNEIDPPRKRVDSPMLNRHGKRRPERKSMEVLSVTDGGSPVPARRALEMAQHGQSKAMFSKSLDIAEAHPQFSKEDRSRSISGASSGLSTSPLSSPRVTPHPSPRGSPLPTPKGTPVHTPKESPAGTPNPTPPSSPSVGGVPWRTRLNSIKNSFLGSPRFHRRKLQVPTPEEMSNLTPESSPELAKKSWFGNFISLEKEEQIFVVIKDKPLSSIKADIVHAFLSIPSLSHSVISQTSFRAEYKATGGPAVFQKPVKFQVDITYTEGGAAQKENGIYSVTFTLLSGPSRRFKRVVETIQAQLLSTHEQPSAQHLSDTTNCMEMMTGRLSKCGKNPSRAPGPPSLSPHCSPLHPLQPALVGAAPTPGCPGVPVCLRSPDTHTGPRLPPRRPAVPSPQSLPPATSLIQSPERLQARPKIKAGQGGTPRLRAGRGASAPRPARLPAAGSGPRSGGPRALGCRLGSGPLPSAGAEQGTCRCIIRAEMGVLPVLARVEAWLRRRG, via the exons GCCTGGTGAGGCTGGGGGTCCACCGTGTCACGTGCCAGAAGGTGGCCGTCAAGATCGTCAACCGGGAGAAGCTCAGCGAGTCTGTGCTGATGAAG GTGGAGCGGGAGATCGCGATCCTGAAGCTGATCGAGCACCCCCACGTCCTCAAACTGCACGACgtctatgaaaacaaaaaatattt ATACCTGGTGCTAGAACACGTGTCTGGTGGAGAGCTCTTTGACTACCTGGTCAAGAAGGGGAGGCTGACCCCCAAGGAGGCCCGGAAGTTCTTCCGCCAGATCATCTCTGCGCTGGACTTCTGCCACAGCCACTCCATATG CCACAGGGATCTGAAACCAGAAAACCTTCTACTGGACGAGAAGAATAACATCCGGATCGCAGACTTCGGCATGGCGTCGCTGCAGGTTGGCGACAGCCTGCTGGAGACCAGCTGCGG GTCGCCCCACTATGCCTGTCCGGAGGTGATCCGG GGGGAGAAATACGACGGCCGCAAGGCAGACGTGTGGAGCTGCGGCGTGATTCTGTTCGCGTTGCTGGTG GGGGCGCTGCCCTTCGACGACGACAACCTGCGGCAGCTGCTGGAGAAGGTGAAACGCGGGGTCTTCCACATGCCGCACTTCATCCCGCCCGACTGCCAGAGCCTGCTGCGCGGCATGATCGAGGTGGACGCGGCGCGGCGTCTCACG CTAGAGCACATTCAGAAACACATATGGTATAT AGGAGGCAAGAACGAGCCGGAGCCGGAGCAGCCTGTCCCTCGCAAGGTGCAGATCCGCTCCCTGCCCAGCCTGGAGGACATCGACCCCGACGTGCTGGACAGCATGCACTCGCTCGGCTGCTTCCGGGACCGCAACAAGCTGCTGCAGGACCTGCTGTCCGAGGA GGAGAACCAGGAGAAGATGatctatttcctcctcctggacCGGAAAGAGAGGTACCCGAGCCACGAGGACGAGGACTTGCCGCCCAGGAACGAGATAG ACCCGCCCCGGAAGCGCGTGGACTCCCCGATGCTCAACCGGCACGGCAAGCGGCGGCCCGAGCGGAAGTCCATGGAGGTGCTGAGCGTGACGGACGGCGGCTCCCCTGTGCCCGCACGGCGGGCCCTGGAGATGGCCCAGCACGGCCAGAG TAAAGCAATGTTCAGTAAAAGCCTGGATATCGCTGAAGCCCACCCCCAATTCAGCAAAGAAGACAG GTCCAGGTCCATCAGCGGCGCCTCCTCGGGCCTGTCCACCAGCCCGCTCAGCAGCCCCCGG GTGACCCCTCACCCCTCTCCGAGGGGCAGTCCCCTCCCTACCCCCAAGGGGACGCCTGTGCACACACCCAAGGAGAGCCCGGCTGGCACGCCCAACCCCACGCCGCCATCCAGCCCCAGCGTGGGAGGGGTGCCCTGGAGGACGCGGCTCAACTCCATCAAGAACAGCTTCCTGGGGTCGCCCCGCTTCCACCGCCGGAAACTGCAAG TTCCGACGCCCGAGGAGATGTCCAACCTGACCCCGGAGTCGTCCCCAGA GCTCGCCAAGAAGTCCTGGTTCGGAAACTTCATCAGCCTAGAGAAGGAGGAGCAGATCTTCGTGGTCATCAAGGATAAGCCGCTGAGCTCCATCAAAGCTGACATCGTCCACGCCTTCCTGTCG ATCCCCAGCCTCAGCCACAGCGTCATCTCCCAGACGAGCTTCCGGGCGGAGTACAAGGCGACCGGGGGCCCGGCCGTGTTCCAGAAGCCGGTCAAGTTCCAGGTGGACATCACGTACACGGAGGGCGGGGCCGCGCAGAAGGAGAACGGCATCTACTCGGTCACGTTCACGCTCCTGTCGG GCCCGAGCCGCCGCTTCAAGAGGGTTGTGGAGACCATTCAGGCCCAGCTGCTGAGCACACACGAGCAGCCCTCTGCCCAGCACTTGTCAG ACACCACTAACTGTATGGAAATGATGACGGGGAGGCTTTCCAAATGTGGTAAGAACCCCTCACGCGCACCGGGGCCCCCCAGCCTGTCACCCCATTGCTCacccctgcaccccctgcagccTGCTCTGGTGggtgctgcccccacccccggctgTCCTGGGGTCCCTGTGTGCCTGAGGAGCCCGGACACGCACACGGGGCCGCGCTTGCCCCCAAGGCGCCCGGCTGTGCCCAGCCCCCAGTCTCTGCCACCAGCCACCTCCCTCATTCAGTCCCCAGAGCGGCTGCAAGCCCGGCCCAAGATCAAGGCAGGCCAGGGAGGGACTCCAAGGCTCAGAGCAGGAAGGGGCGCCTCGGCCCCGAGGCCAGCAAGGCTCCCAGCTGCGGGCTCTGGCCCGAGGTCAGGGGGCCCCCGGGCCCTGGGCTGCAGGCTCGGGTCAGGCCCTCTGCCGTCGGCGGGGGCAGAGCAGGGCACCTGCCGTTGCATCATCAGAGCAGAGATGGGGGTCCTGCCTGTTCTTGCCCGGGTGGAGGCCTGGCTTAGGAGGAGGGGCTGA
- the BRSK2 gene encoding serine/threonine-protein kinase BRSK2 isoform X9, translating into MHSLGCFRDRNKLLQDLLSEEENQEKMIYFLLLDRKERYPSHEDEDLPPRNEIDPPRKRVDSPMLNRHGKRRPERKSMEVLSVTDGGSPVPARRALEMAQHGQSKAMFSKSLDIAEAHPQFSKEDRSRSISGASSGLSTSPLSSPRPIRKFILPPPPPELPFVACPPATSTEPEACRSASRPGHLLPPQAAPRPNPKTQTLPSKAKLTDKPLQGTKSNPLPAGTQAQPLVPGGLSPQPALPPGPPALPSPAQLPSPGTEPNTKSVPIIQVTPHPSPRGSPLPTPKGTPVHTPKESPAGTPNPTPPSSPSVGGVPWRTRLNSIKNSFLGSPRFHRRKLQVPTPEEMSNLTPESSPELAKKSWFGNFISLEKEEQIFVVIKDKPLSSIKADIVHAFLSIPSLSHSVISQTSFRAEYKATGGPAVFQKPVKFQVDITYTEGGAAQKENGIYSVTFTLLSGPSRRFKRVVETIQAQLLSTHEQPSAQHLSDTTNCMEMMTGRLSKCGKNPSRAPGPPSLSPHCSPLHPLQPALVGAAPTPGCPGVPVCLRSPDTHTGPRLPPRRPAVPSPQSLPPATSLIQSPERLQARPKIKAGQGGTPRLRAGRGASAPRPARLPAAGSGPRSGGPRALGCRLGSGPLPSAGAEQGTCRCIIRAEMGVLPVLARVEAWLRRRG; encoded by the exons ATGCACTCGCTCGGCTGCTTCCGGGACCGCAACAAGCTGCTGCAGGACCTGCTGTCCGAGGA GGAGAACCAGGAGAAGATGatctatttcctcctcctggacCGGAAAGAGAGGTACCCGAGCCACGAGGACGAGGACTTGCCGCCCAGGAACGAGATAG ACCCGCCCCGGAAGCGCGTGGACTCCCCGATGCTCAACCGGCACGGCAAGCGGCGGCCCGAGCGGAAGTCCATGGAGGTGCTGAGCGTGACGGACGGCGGCTCCCCTGTGCCCGCACGGCGGGCCCTGGAGATGGCCCAGCACGGCCAGAG TAAAGCAATGTTCAGTAAAAGCCTGGATATCGCTGAAGCCCACCCCCAATTCAGCAAAGAAGACAG GTCCAGGTCCATCAGCGGCGCCTCCTCGGGCCTGTCCACCAGCCCGCTCAGCAGCCCCCGG CCTATTAGAAAGTTCATcctgcctcccccgccccccgagCTCCCCTTTGTGGCCTGCCCCCCGGCCACCTCCACGGAGCCTGAAGCTTGTCGGAGCGCCTCCCGGCCCGGACACCTCCTCCCTCCACAGGCCGCCCCGCGGCCCAACCCCAAGACCCAGACCTTGCCGAGCAAGGCCAAGCTGACCGACAAGCCGCTGCAGGGCACCAAGTCCAACCCACTCCCGGCAGGCACCCAGGCCCAGCCCCTTGTCCCAGGGGGCCTCAGCCCCCAGCCGGCCCTGCCCCCGGGCCCACCCGCCTTGCCGTCGCCTGCCCAGCTCCCATCCCCTGGGACTGAACCGAACACCAAATCTGTCCCCATCATACAGGTGACCCCTCACCCCTCTCCGAGGGGCAGTCCCCTCCCTACCCCCAAGGGGACGCCTGTGCACACACCCAAGGAGAGCCCGGCTGGCACGCCCAACCCCACGCCGCCATCCAGCCCCAGCGTGGGAGGGGTGCCCTGGAGGACGCGGCTCAACTCCATCAAGAACAGCTTCCTGGGGTCGCCCCGCTTCCACCGCCGGAAACTGCAAG TTCCGACGCCCGAGGAGATGTCCAACCTGACCCCGGAGTCGTCCCCAGA GCTCGCCAAGAAGTCCTGGTTCGGAAACTTCATCAGCCTAGAGAAGGAGGAGCAGATCTTCGTGGTCATCAAGGATAAGCCGCTGAGCTCCATCAAAGCTGACATCGTCCACGCCTTCCTGTCG ATCCCCAGCCTCAGCCACAGCGTCATCTCCCAGACGAGCTTCCGGGCGGAGTACAAGGCGACCGGGGGCCCGGCCGTGTTCCAGAAGCCGGTCAAGTTCCAGGTGGACATCACGTACACGGAGGGCGGGGCCGCGCAGAAGGAGAACGGCATCTACTCGGTCACGTTCACGCTCCTGTCGG GCCCGAGCCGCCGCTTCAAGAGGGTTGTGGAGACCATTCAGGCCCAGCTGCTGAGCACACACGAGCAGCCCTCTGCCCAGCACTTGTCAG ACACCACTAACTGTATGGAAATGATGACGGGGAGGCTTTCCAAATGTGGTAAGAACCCCTCACGCGCACCGGGGCCCCCCAGCCTGTCACCCCATTGCTCacccctgcaccccctgcagccTGCTCTGGTGggtgctgcccccacccccggctgTCCTGGGGTCCCTGTGTGCCTGAGGAGCCCGGACACGCACACGGGGCCGCGCTTGCCCCCAAGGCGCCCGGCTGTGCCCAGCCCCCAGTCTCTGCCACCAGCCACCTCCCTCATTCAGTCCCCAGAGCGGCTGCAAGCCCGGCCCAAGATCAAGGCAGGCCAGGGAGGGACTCCAAGGCTCAGAGCAGGAAGGGGCGCCTCGGCCCCGAGGCCAGCAAGGCTCCCAGCTGCGGGCTCTGGCCCGAGGTCAGGGGGCCCCCGGGCCCTGGGCTGCAGGCTCGGGTCAGGCCCTCTGCCGTCGGCGGGGGCAGAGCAGGGCACCTGCCGTTGCATCATCAGAGCAGAGATGGGGGTCCTGCCTGTTCTTGCCCGGGTGGAGGCCTGGCTTAGGAGGAGGGGCTGA
- the BRSK2 gene encoding serine/threonine-protein kinase BRSK2 isoform X2 — protein sequence MTSTGKDGGGAQHAQYVGPYRLEKTLGKGQTGLVRLGVHRVTCQKVAVKIVNREKLSESVLMKVEREIAILKLIEHPHVLKLHDVYENKKYLYLVLEHVSGGELFDYLVKKGRLTPKEARKFFRQIISALDFCHSHSICHRDLKPENLLLDEKNNIRIADFGMASLQVGDSLLETSCGSPHYACPEVIRGEKYDGRKADVWSCGVILFALLVGALPFDDDNLRQLLEKVKRGVFHMPHFIPPDCQSLLRGMIEVDAARRLTLEHIQKHIWYIGGKNEPEPEQPVPRKVQIRSLPSLEDIDPDVLDSMHSLGCFRDRNKLLQDLLSEEENQEKMIYFLLLDRKERYPSHEDEDLPPRNEIDPPRKRVDSPMLNRHGKRRPERKSMEVLSVTDGGSPVPARRALEMAQHGQRSRSISGASSGLSTSPLSSPRPIRKFILPPPPPELPFVACPPATSTEPEACRSASRPGHLLPPQAAPRPNPKTQTLPSKAKLTDKPLQGTKSNPLPAGTQAQPLVPGGLSPQPALPPGPPALPSPAQLPSPGTEPNTKSVPIIQVTPHPSPRGSPLPTPKGTPVHTPKESPAGTPNPTPPSSPSVGGVPWRTRLNSIKNSFLGSPRFHRRKLQVPTPEEMSNLTPESSPELAKKSWFGNFISLEKEEQIFVVIKDKPLSSIKADIVHAFLSIPSLSHSVISQTSFRAEYKATGGPAVFQKPVKFQVDITYTEGGAAQKENGIYSVTFTLLSGPSRRFKRVVETIQAQLLSTHEQPSAQHLSDTTNCMEMMTGRLSKCGKNPSRAPGPPSLSPHCSPLHPLQPALVGAAPTPGCPGVPVCLRSPDTHTGPRLPPRRPAVPSPQSLPPATSLIQSPERLQARPKIKAGQGGTPRLRAGRGASAPRPARLPAAGSGPRSGGPRALGCRLGSGPLPSAGAEQGTCRCIIRAEMGVLPVLARVEAWLRRRG from the exons GCCTGGTGAGGCTGGGGGTCCACCGTGTCACGTGCCAGAAGGTGGCCGTCAAGATCGTCAACCGGGAGAAGCTCAGCGAGTCTGTGCTGATGAAG GTGGAGCGGGAGATCGCGATCCTGAAGCTGATCGAGCACCCCCACGTCCTCAAACTGCACGACgtctatgaaaacaaaaaatattt ATACCTGGTGCTAGAACACGTGTCTGGTGGAGAGCTCTTTGACTACCTGGTCAAGAAGGGGAGGCTGACCCCCAAGGAGGCCCGGAAGTTCTTCCGCCAGATCATCTCTGCGCTGGACTTCTGCCACAGCCACTCCATATG CCACAGGGATCTGAAACCAGAAAACCTTCTACTGGACGAGAAGAATAACATCCGGATCGCAGACTTCGGCATGGCGTCGCTGCAGGTTGGCGACAGCCTGCTGGAGACCAGCTGCGG GTCGCCCCACTATGCCTGTCCGGAGGTGATCCGG GGGGAGAAATACGACGGCCGCAAGGCAGACGTGTGGAGCTGCGGCGTGATTCTGTTCGCGTTGCTGGTG GGGGCGCTGCCCTTCGACGACGACAACCTGCGGCAGCTGCTGGAGAAGGTGAAACGCGGGGTCTTCCACATGCCGCACTTCATCCCGCCCGACTGCCAGAGCCTGCTGCGCGGCATGATCGAGGTGGACGCGGCGCGGCGTCTCACG CTAGAGCACATTCAGAAACACATATGGTATAT AGGAGGCAAGAACGAGCCGGAGCCGGAGCAGCCTGTCCCTCGCAAGGTGCAGATCCGCTCCCTGCCCAGCCTGGAGGACATCGACCCCGACGTGCTGGACAGCATGCACTCGCTCGGCTGCTTCCGGGACCGCAACAAGCTGCTGCAGGACCTGCTGTCCGAGGA GGAGAACCAGGAGAAGATGatctatttcctcctcctggacCGGAAAGAGAGGTACCCGAGCCACGAGGACGAGGACTTGCCGCCCAGGAACGAGATAG ACCCGCCCCGGAAGCGCGTGGACTCCCCGATGCTCAACCGGCACGGCAAGCGGCGGCCCGAGCGGAAGTCCATGGAGGTGCTGAGCGTGACGGACGGCGGCTCCCCTGTGCCCGCACGGCGGGCCCTGGAGATGGCCCAGCACGGCCAGAG GTCCAGGTCCATCAGCGGCGCCTCCTCGGGCCTGTCCACCAGCCCGCTCAGCAGCCCCCGG CCTATTAGAAAGTTCATcctgcctcccccgccccccgagCTCCCCTTTGTGGCCTGCCCCCCGGCCACCTCCACGGAGCCTGAAGCTTGTCGGAGCGCCTCCCGGCCCGGACACCTCCTCCCTCCACAGGCCGCCCCGCGGCCCAACCCCAAGACCCAGACCTTGCCGAGCAAGGCCAAGCTGACCGACAAGCCGCTGCAGGGCACCAAGTCCAACCCACTCCCGGCAGGCACCCAGGCCCAGCCCCTTGTCCCAGGGGGCCTCAGCCCCCAGCCGGCCCTGCCCCCGGGCCCACCCGCCTTGCCGTCGCCTGCCCAGCTCCCATCCCCTGGGACTGAACCGAACACCAAATCTGTCCCCATCATACAGGTGACCCCTCACCCCTCTCCGAGGGGCAGTCCCCTCCCTACCCCCAAGGGGACGCCTGTGCACACACCCAAGGAGAGCCCGGCTGGCACGCCCAACCCCACGCCGCCATCCAGCCCCAGCGTGGGAGGGGTGCCCTGGAGGACGCGGCTCAACTCCATCAAGAACAGCTTCCTGGGGTCGCCCCGCTTCCACCGCCGGAAACTGCAAG TTCCGACGCCCGAGGAGATGTCCAACCTGACCCCGGAGTCGTCCCCAGA GCTCGCCAAGAAGTCCTGGTTCGGAAACTTCATCAGCCTAGAGAAGGAGGAGCAGATCTTCGTGGTCATCAAGGATAAGCCGCTGAGCTCCATCAAAGCTGACATCGTCCACGCCTTCCTGTCG ATCCCCAGCCTCAGCCACAGCGTCATCTCCCAGACGAGCTTCCGGGCGGAGTACAAGGCGACCGGGGGCCCGGCCGTGTTCCAGAAGCCGGTCAAGTTCCAGGTGGACATCACGTACACGGAGGGCGGGGCCGCGCAGAAGGAGAACGGCATCTACTCGGTCACGTTCACGCTCCTGTCGG GCCCGAGCCGCCGCTTCAAGAGGGTTGTGGAGACCATTCAGGCCCAGCTGCTGAGCACACACGAGCAGCCCTCTGCCCAGCACTTGTCAG ACACCACTAACTGTATGGAAATGATGACGGGGAGGCTTTCCAAATGTGGTAAGAACCCCTCACGCGCACCGGGGCCCCCCAGCCTGTCACCCCATTGCTCacccctgcaccccctgcagccTGCTCTGGTGggtgctgcccccacccccggctgTCCTGGGGTCCCTGTGTGCCTGAGGAGCCCGGACACGCACACGGGGCCGCGCTTGCCCCCAAGGCGCCCGGCTGTGCCCAGCCCCCAGTCTCTGCCACCAGCCACCTCCCTCATTCAGTCCCCAGAGCGGCTGCAAGCCCGGCCCAAGATCAAGGCAGGCCAGGGAGGGACTCCAAGGCTCAGAGCAGGAAGGGGCGCCTCGGCCCCGAGGCCAGCAAGGCTCCCAGCTGCGGGCTCTGGCCCGAGGTCAGGGGGCCCCCGGGCCCTGGGCTGCAGGCTCGGGTCAGGCCCTCTGCCGTCGGCGGGGGCAGAGCAGGGCACCTGCCGTTGCATCATCAGAGCAGAGATGGGGGTCCTGCCTGTTCTTGCCCGGGTGGAGGCCTGGCTTAGGAGGAGGGGCTGA